Proteins from a single region of Geothrix sp. PMB-07:
- a CDS encoding DUF3142 domain-containing protein, which yields MLLAALVRCGREPVRVRRLPMRMLWAWESPQDLRFLHQGEGVAFLAGELRLEGSSTRWVPRRNPLWVNPGTVLLAVLRVESRAAQLTEAQSQALIERASGLLSLPQVRGLQIDFDARDSERAFYVRALKGLRSRLPEATPLSITALASWCLEDDWLSQAGLSGVVDEAVPMFFRMGNEAGSIRRRLGQGVRFREPLSRFSAGISTDEPLPRLSRGRRVYAFHPGRWTAEAWAQISRELP from the coding sequence TTGTTGCTCGCGGCACTTGTCCGCTGCGGCCGGGAACCTGTCAGGGTGCGCCGCCTGCCCATGCGCATGCTCTGGGCATGGGAGTCGCCCCAGGATCTGCGCTTCCTGCACCAAGGCGAGGGCGTGGCCTTCCTGGCTGGAGAGCTCCGCCTGGAAGGCAGCAGCACCCGCTGGGTACCGCGACGGAATCCCCTCTGGGTGAATCCGGGCACCGTGCTATTGGCTGTCCTCCGGGTGGAGTCCCGGGCAGCCCAGTTGACCGAAGCGCAATCCCAGGCCCTGATCGAGCGGGCCTCCGGTCTCCTTTCCCTGCCGCAAGTGCGAGGTCTCCAGATCGATTTCGATGCCCGCGACTCCGAGCGGGCCTTCTACGTTAGGGCGTTGAAGGGCCTGCGTTCGCGCCTGCCCGAGGCGACGCCCCTCTCCATCACGGCCTTGGCCTCCTGGTGTCTGGAGGATGATTGGCTGTCCCAGGCGGGGCTGTCTGGCGTGGTGGACGAGGCCGTTCCCATGTTCTTCCGTATGGGCAATGAGGCTGGCTCCATTCGTCGGCGCCTGGGGCAGGGAGTACGCTTCCGCGAGCCCCTGTCGCGATTCAGTGCGGGAATCTCCACCGATGAGCCCCTACCGCGGCTTTCACGAGGCCGCCGCGTTTATGCTTTTCATCCAGGCCGCTGGACGGCCGAGGCTTGGGCTCAGATTTCAAGGGAGTTGCCATGA